The Montipora capricornis isolate CH-2021 chromosome 1, ASM3666992v2, whole genome shotgun sequence genome contains a region encoding:
- the LOC138054861 gene encoding uncharacterized protein, translating to MEARKVNQFGRSYRPGVALAQDLKFLIIDSIIRDGGDRITGYIPRSVTQFARELRVSVNTVKSVWFRYCEEMITTPKPKGGLTFEKLKEDDRELIEVLKLRSPSMSLSEIMEELEQLGGQEISMSAVSRAIKSRLPSGDQYSRKKLTKVAMERFTPDNLFYTQLFINYVSSKDPRNLKFFDEAGIKIPDVGTRTYGHSPKGSRCVEVGRKLESPNTTLNMLVSLNGPEYYSIVSGATNTARFLSFFQEAGESVNIETGRPCLEVGDIVIMDNLSSHHFEGGEILEEWFGTMGIELLYTPSYSPDLNPIELCFSKIKCELNGNLKELVHSNINLAIAEAVETIRALDMAGFYEATDYLFV from the coding sequence ATGGAGGCGAGAAAAGTGAACCAATTTGGCAGAAGTTACAGACCTGGAGTGGCATTGGCTCAAGATCTTAAATTCTTGATCATTGATAGCATTATCAGAGACGGAGGCGACAGAATTACGGGTTATATTCCACGGAGTGTTACACAATTTGCAAGGGAGTTGCGTGTTTCTGTAAACACGGTAAAATCGGTGTGGTTTAGATATTGCGAAGAAATGATAACAACGCCGAAACCTAAAGGAGGCTTGACATTCGAAAAACTAAAGGAAGATGACCGCGAACTCATTGAAGTTTTGAAGCTCCGCtctccatccatgtccctttcTGAAATAATGGAGGAGTTAGAACAACTTGGAGGACAAGAAATTTCAATGTCGGCCGTTTCACGAGCCATAAAAAGCAGGCTACCTTCCGGTGACCAGTATTCAcgaaaaaaacttacaaaagtGGCAATGGAGCGATTCACCCCAGATAACTTATTTTATACTCAGCTGTTTATCAATTACGTATCTTCAAAAGATCCAAGGAACCTGAAATTTTTCGATGAAGCGGGAATAAAGATTCCTGATGTGGGAACTCGCACGTATGGACACAGCCCGAAAGGATCACGATGTGTAGAAGTGGGGAGGAAACTCGAATCTCCGAATACAACTTTAAATATGCTGGTTTCTCTGAATGGCCCAGAGTATTATAGTATCGTAAGCGGGGCTACAAACACAGcccgttttctttcgttttttcaaGAGGCAGGTGAAAGTGTAAACATTGAGACGGGTAGACCGTGTCTCGAAGTCGGTGACATTGTTATTATGGATAATTTATCTTCTCATCATTTTGAAGGAGGTGAGATTTTGGAAGAATGGTTTGGTACCATGGGAATTGAGTTGTTATATACGCCTTCATATTCTCCAGATCTTAACCCAATAGAGctttgttttagtaaaattaaATGTGAATTGAATGGTAACTTGAAGGAACTTGTTCATTCCAATATTAATTTAGCAATAGCAGAGGCAGTTGAGACTATCAGAGCACTGGATATGGCTGGATTTTACGAAGCTACAGATTACCTGTTTGTATGA
- the LOC138050939 gene encoding uncharacterized protein — protein MLYCTLAVYTRSPSAYEALHNLKILQLPHSKTLKKVIKAGSEKAGIDEEYLLNQHMTYTMFQKERERIGHPRPLWHGVMMWDEVKIQMKIAWNLKGAGITGFSTSEDELKVLHDVFSTAVEPGAQKASYIVQFLWRDLTSNFNLIGPYFPVGSSMQSSVLQEFLMLTLKALTSYGFKVSIMLCDGASSTLTVLKLLSGHPNAQFPARPDAETSRECYYVDASFTNPEDPLGNPIFLMICPSHQLKNMIAALYSSREQGAKDFCKDEEKFGWCTVERVFTQELERAENGLSRRVPGLKYAFVYRDNWTHLNVRPAKIMQQRFMIAAIKDLANEPNEDASA, from the exons ATGTTATACTGCA CCCTGGCTGTTTACACCAGGAGCCCTTCAGCATATGAGGCATTACATAATCTGAAGATTTTGCAGTTGCCTCACTCAAAAACCTTGAAGAAAGTCATCAAGGCTGGTTCTGAGAAGGCTGGTATTGATGAAGAGTATCTGCTTAATCAGCACATGACCTACACTATGTTccaaaaagaaagagagaggaTAGGCCATCCCAGACCATTATGGCATGGAGTAATGATGTGGGATGAAGTCAAG ATTCAGATGAAAATTGCCTGGAATCTCAAAGGGGCTGGCATTACTGGCTTTAGTACTTCAGAGGATGAGCTGAAGGTGCTACACGATGTGTTCAGCACAGCGGTGGAGCCTGGTGCCCAGAAAGCGTCTTACATAGTGCAGTTCCTTTGGAGAGACCTAACCTCTAACTTTAATTTAATTGGTCCTTACTTTCCTGTTGGAAGTTCTATGCAATCCAGTGTTTTGCAGGAGTTTTTAATGCTTACTCTAAAAGCACTAACCAGTTATGGCTTTAAGGTGTCAATTATGCTGTGTGATGGAGCATCATCAACCCTTACTGTATTAAAGCTTCTCTCTGGCCACCCTAACGCTCAGTTTCCTGCTAGACCTGATGCTGAAACATCCAGGGAATGCTACTATGTGGATGCCTCATTTACAAATCCAGAGGACCCACTGGGAAACCCTATTTTCTTGATGATATGCCCAAGCCATCAG CTGAAAAACATGATAGCAGCCCTTTATAGTTCAAGGGAACAGGGTGCCAAAGACTTCTGCAAAGATGAAGAAAAATTTGGATGGTGCACAGTTGAGAGGGTGTTTACCCAAGAACTCGAAAGGGCAGAAAATGGGCTGAGCCGTAGAGTTCCTGGGTTAAAATATGCATTTGTATACAGGGATAACTGGACGCACCTGAATGTGAGGCCAGCGAAAATAATGCAG CAACGGTTTATGATAGCAGCCATCAAAGACCTTGCAAACGAACCAAATGAAGATGCAAGTGCATGA
- the LOC138050928 gene encoding uncharacterized protein produces MPQQFALYPTTRVIIDCTEVFVEVPSSMLAQSQTWSNYKHHNTFKVLIGISPNGQVIFVSKLWGGRISDKCITEKSGLMQYLKPGDNIMADRGFEITNILPPGVGLNIPPFKGARAQLTAEEVTETVHIASVRIHVERAIGRVKNYHILDGTLPLTLAHTADQIFSVCAYLTNFLPPLLPPIKSK; encoded by the coding sequence ATGCCACAACAATTTGCCCTGTACCCTACTACTCGAGTGATTATTGACTGCACAGAGGTTTTTGTGGAGGTACCATCCTCAATGTTGGCCCAGTCACAGACCTGGTCCAACTACAAACACCATAATACATTCAAAGTATTAATTGGAATTTCCCCAAATGGCcaagtaatttttgtttcaaagttgTGGGGTGGTAGGATTTCAGATAAGTGCATAACAGAAAAGTCTGGCTTAATGCAATACCTTAAACCTGGAGATAACATCATGGCTGATCGCGGTTTTGAAATCACCAATATTTTACCCCCAGGTGTTGGCCTTAATATACCTCCATTTAAAGGTGCCAGGGCCCAGTTAACAGCTGAAGAAGTGACTGAAACAGTTCATATTGCTTCTGTGCGAATTCACGTAGAGCGGGCAATAGGTAGAGTCAAGAACTATCACATCCTTGATGGCACTCTACCTTTGACCCTGGCCCATACTGCAGATCAAATATTTTCAGTCTGTGCCTACCTAACCAATTTTTTGCCTCCTCTTCTCCCCCCtataaaaagcaaataa